A stretch of DNA from Aliarcobacter thereius LMG 24486:
ATAATAATACAACTACATATTACACAAGAGAAGATGTAAAGATTGATAATGGAATGAATCATTCAGAATATATAAGAGATACTTTTAATACAAAGACTGTTATGCCTATTTTAGATAATAATACTGTTACTTTTGGATTAGACTATAAAAAAGAAGAGACAAAACATGCTAAAAATAGATTTCATGGAAAAGCAAATGCAAATTTAGAAAGATGGCAAGGAGCTGCATTTTTAGAAGATGAGTGGTTTGTAACAAATGATTGGTCTATTACAACAGGGTTTAGATATGATGAAAATGAACATTATGGAGGAGAGTTTATTCCTAGATTATATAATGTATATAAAATAAATGAGCAATTTACTTTAAAAGGAGGAGTAAGTAAAGGATATGTAGCTCCTGAATTAAAACAAGCAGATCCTAGTATTGCAGAACAATCTATGGGAAATACTCCAAGACAAAGACTTGATATAGGAAACTATGATTTAAAACCAGAATCTAGTATAAATTATGAATTAGCTTTATTATATAACCATGAAAGTGGTTTTGATGCAGGAATTACAGCATATCACACAAGATTTAAAGATAAAATAGAGAAGCAAAGGATTTGTGAAAGTACTCAAGGAGGTAAGACTGGAATAGATGAGTGTGAGTATAATGGACAAATGTGGCAAGGTATAAATGAGTACACAAATGTAAGTTCAGCAGATCTACAAGGTTTAGAAACATCAATTGGATACAAAAATGATATTTTTAAAGTAAATTTAAATCATACTTATTCTGACAGTGAGCAAAAATCAGGTAAAAATAAAGGTAAAGCTTTAAATAATCTTCCAAAACATATGGTTAATTTAGGTGTGGATTATACAATAAATAAATATATAAACTCTTGGGCAAAAGTTAAGTATAAAGGTAAAACAGTTGAAGATGGAGATAAGCAAATTTCAGCTTATACTTTAGTTGATTTAGGAATAAATTATAAATCATCAAAATATTCAAGTTTTTATGCAGGAGTGTATAATCTATTTGATAAACAAATAGATAAATCTGAATATGGTAAGACACTTGATGGAAGAAGATATAATATTGGAATGAAGTTAGATTTTTAATATAACTTTAAATAAAAGGATAAATATGAAGAAAAGAGAAAAAGGATATGTAGTAGATACAGCATATCCGATATTCTTTTATAAAGAGATGTCACCACTTTGGTTAAATAGTGTTATAAATTTTCTTGGATTTGAAACAAGAGCTCTAGGTAAGAAGTTTTCTTATCTAGAGTTAGGATGTGCAACAGGAATTAACTTGATAGTTTCTGCAATAAACAATCCAGATGCTAGTTTTATAGGAGTAGATTTTAATAAAACTCATATTGATATTGCCAAAAATATGGCAAAAGAGTTGGAATTGAACAATATAAAATTTATTAATTGTAATTTTGATAGTTTTCTTAAAACAAATGATATGAAATTTGATTATATAGTTTGTCATGGAACATATTCTTGGATATCAAAAGAAAATCAAGAAAGTATTTTAGAAATTGTTTATAAATTATTAAATGATTTAGGAATATTTTATCTTCATTATATGTGTTTTCCTGCTTCAACATCTTTAATACCAATTCAAAAACTGTTTAATATTGTAGATAATAGTATAAAAGAGGATTCAATAAAAAGTGTTCAAATAAGCAAACAGTTATTTTATGATTTAGAAAAATCAGGAGCTTTTATAGATAATGAAAAAATAGAATCAATTGTAAAAACTTTAGATAATAGTGATGAATATTTAGCACACGAATTTTTGACAGATAACTGGAATCCTCTTTTTTCAAGTGATGTGCATAAAATGGTTTATGATATTTCTAAAACTACATATATTGGTAGTGCAAATCCATATGAAAATATAGATAATATAAGTGTTCCATCAAGAATACAAGCTTTAATTAAAGAGATTAAAGTCCCAGCTTTAAAAGAGTATGTAAAGGATTTAGCAAGAAATTCTAAACAAAGAGTTGATATGTTCCAAAGAAATCCAAAAATATTAAAGAGTGATGAACATATAAAGACTATAAATAAAATGAGATTTAAACTTCTTCCAAATTCTCCTAAAACTGGTGAAATAATTTTTAAAACACAAATTGGGGAGATTAAAGCATCAAAAGAGATAATATCTCCTTTATTAGAAAAATTATCTAAACAAATTATGAGTTTTGAAGAGTTATTAAAATTAGAAAGCTTTAAAAATAATCCAATTTTTCTAATAGAAACAATCTTTCTTTTAATGAATGAAGGTTATTTACAAATAGTTTCTAATAATTATAAAGAAGTTAACACTAGATTAGTTGAAAAATTTAATAAAAAAATGATGAATGAAAATATAAATTTAGAAATTCTTTCAGAATGTAATACAGCTATCTAATGAATTTTAATACTAATTATCAGTTTGTTAAGATAGTGTTAAAATTAATTTGATAGTATTCAAAATTAAAAAATAAGAGGAGCTTTTATGAAGAAAATGGCTTATTGTAAAATAATAAGGAAAGAGAATGCATAAGTCGGTTTGGTTTCAAATACACTGGTTTTTAGGTTTTATTTTTGGTGCACTTCTTCTAATAATTGGAGTTAGTGGAGCTGTGTTGTCTTATGAAAAAGAGATTCTACAAATGTTAAATAAAGATACATATTTTGTAAAAGCAAAAGAGAATCAAGTAAGACTAAATGAACCAGAAATTCTAAAGATTTTTCAAGATACTAATCCAGAAGCAAAGATAAATAATATATATTTTTCTAGCAAAGAGAATAGTTCTATTAGATTAAATATTGCAAAAGAGGGTGAAAGAAAAGGTGTAAGTGTATATTTAAATCCTTATACTGCTGAGGTTTTACCAGAAATTGTAGGAAAAGATTTTTTTATGTTTTTCTTTACTCTTCATAGATGGTTGGCATTTGATGGAGATTATAGAACAATTGGTAAAAATGCTGTCGCAATTGGAACAATAGTTGCAATATTATTAACTATTGGTGGAATAATAGTTTATTGGCCAAGAGTAAAAAGTAATTTTCTAAAAAGTTTTACTTTTAGTTTTAAACATAAGAAAAGAGCATTTTTATCAACAATGCATAGTGCAGTTGGTATGTGGGTTGTACCATTTTTCTTACTTCTATGTTTAACAGGATTATATTGGTCATATGACTGGTATAGAAGTGCAATGTTCACTGTAATGCAAGTTGAGCAAGTAAAAAGAGTTCCTCTTACAAAAGAACAACAAGCAGAGCAAAAAGCTTTACAAGCACAGGGAATTAACTATGAAAATATAGAAAAAGTAGTTAATATATTTAAAGAGAATGTTTCAAGAGATTATAGAAATGCAGGTTTAAGAGTTATCCCAAATAAGGATGGAATTTATACTATATCTTATTTATATGAAGATGCTTATCATTATAGAGAAACGAATAGTATGGAAATAAATCCACTAACACAAGAGATAATAAAAGAGACAAAATATGCTGATAAAAAACTAAATGAAAAGATGATGAGTAGTATGCTTCCTCTTCATAGTGGAGAGTTTTTTGGATGGTTTGGACAATTAGCCATGTTTATTTCTTCAGCTCTTATGGCACTATTTGTAATAACTGGATATATGCTTTATTATGATAGATGGAAAAAGAAAAAAGCAAAAGCTCAAAAATTAAAATCACAAAACTAATTTAGTAAGAGTCTAACTCTTACTAAAAAAAACTTTAAAATCTACCAAAACTTTAAGACTTTTTCATAATTAGATTGGTAAAATCAACACTAATAAAAAATAAAAAGAGATAATATGACACAGACTCAAAATAGAGCAATTTGGATTCTAATAATTTCATCATCTCTTATTTTAGCTATTACAATGGGAGTTAGACAATCTTTAGGACTTTTTGTATCTCCTATAAATTCATCAAAATATTTAGATATCGTATCTATTAGTTTAGCTTTAGCTATTGGTCAATTAGTTTGGGGAGTTGCCCAACCAATATTTGGAGCAATTGCTGATAAAAAAGGTTCTTTTGGAGTTTTGACTTTTGGAGCTTTAATTATGAGTTTAGGACTTATAATAACACCATTTATAGAATCAGAATTTTCATTGATATTAAGCTTGGGAATTTTAGTAGCTGCAGGAGCAGGAGCTGGAAGCTTTTCAATACTTATTGGAGCAACAGCAAAGAATCTACCTAGCAATAAACGATCTTTTGCAGGTGGATTTATAAATGCTGGTGGTTCTTTTGGGCAATTTGTTTTTGCTCCTTTAGTACAATATATCATAAACCTTTTTGGTTGGATTTATGCAATGTTTGTACTTGCTATTAGTACACTTTTTACTATCCCATTAGCAAAAATATTAACAAAAAAAGAGATAGTTGAAGAAAAGCTTGTAGAAAATAGTGATACTAAATTAAAAGAGCAGTTAAAAAATGCTTTAAAAGATAGAAGTTATATATTTTTACATATAGGATTCTTTACTTGTGGATTTCATGTTGCTTTTTTAGTTACACATCTTCCTTATGAGGTTGCAATGTGTGGACTTAATGCAAATGTATCTGCTTACTCTTTAGCACTAATAGGTTTTTTTAATATATTTGGCAGTTTATATGCAGGATATTTAGGAACAAAATATAAAATGAAATATATTTTAGCTGCAATATATTTTTCAAGAGCTTTAATGATAGTTATATATATTTTATCTCCAAAAACTGAACTTACTTTTTATATATTTTCAATTGCTATTGGTTTTACATGGTTAGCAACTGTTCCTCCAACAGCTGGAATTGTAGGGAAACTTTTTGGAACAAAATATTTAGCTACTCTTTTTGGATTAACACTATTGTTTCATCAAATTGGTGGTTTTTTTGGGGCATATTTAGGGGGAATTTTTGTAGATACTTATGGGAGTTTCTTATGGATGTGGTATATTGATATTGCTTTAGCTTTATTGGCTGCTATTATAAATCTTCCTATAAAAGAAGATAAGATATAGGAAACAAAATAGTTTCCTATAAGATGTTTAGTAGAACTCTACTCTAAAAATATTTAACAGCATTTTTTAAAACCACCACTATTATATCTTCTATCTAGGCTCTCTTTAAAGAAATCTCCTCTACTTAGAACCTCTTTATCTGGATGATTTCTTTTCATATGCTCAAGATATTTTTCATAACTAGATAGTCCCACAAGGGGATGAAAAAACTTTTCAGATTTTTCATATAAATTCTTGATATGTTTAAACATATCAAAGCTTTTTTAAACTATCAAGCTTTATATAAGGCGACTCTTTTAAAGGAATTTTTACTCTTCCTATACAAATACCAATTGTTGCAATAATTACTAAAGAAGTTGCAAACATAAAGAAAATAGCCAATATAGCATTTACTATATTTGAAGATTTAATTTGACTAGCAATACTTATACTAGATTCAATTTTTTCTCTTTCTAATTCATTTGTAGTAATTAATAGTTTAGCTTCAAGATTTTCAATGTTTTTTGATTGAATTTGAGCAGTAGCAATATGACTTACAGCATTATGAACTCTATCTCCTTCTTTGTATGGAAGTACTTTTAAAATTCCACCATAAAGCGTTGCAGTTAAAACAAAAATAGCTGGAATAAGTGTAACCCAAGTATATTTTGCTTTTCCCATTTTAAATAGTATAGCAGTTGCAAGTAATAAAGCCATTCCAGCTAACATTTGGTTACTTACTCCAAATAGTGGCCAAAGTGAATAAATTCCACCTCTTGGGTCAATAGCTCCTTGATATAAGAAATAACCCCAACCAGCAACACTTAAAAATGTTGCAATTAAACCAGCTAAATAGTTATTTGTGTTTCCTAAAGGTTTATAAACATTTCCTAAAATATCTTGAACCATAAATCTACAAGCTCTAGTTCCTGCATCAACAGCAGTTAAAATAAATAAAGCTTCAAATAAAATAGCAAAATGGTACCAGAATCCCATCATATCAATTCCACCAAATAATTCATGAAGTACAAGTGCAACCCCAATAGCAAAAGTTGGTGCTCCTCCTGTTCTTGATAAAATTGTCTCTTCTCCAATATTTTTTGTCAGACCAATGATTTCTTCAGGACTTACAGAGAATCCCCAGCTAGAAACAGTTTGAGCAACTTGAACAATATCTGTTCCTATAAATGCTGCTGGTGAGTTAATTGCAAAATATAATCCAGGATGTAAAATAGTTGCACAAATTAAAGCCATAATAGCAACTGCACTTTCCATTAACATAGAACCATATCCAACAGGAAGAGCATGAGTTTCATTCTCTAACATTTTTGGAGTTGTACCACTTGAAATTAGAGCATGGAATCCACTAATAGCTCCACAAGCAATAGTAATAAATAAAAATGGAAAAATAGCTCCTGCAAATACTGGACCTGAACCATCAAAATATTGAGAGTTCATTTTTGGCATTTGAATTTCAGGGGCAACAATAACAATAGCAATAGCCATAAGAACGATAACACCAATTTTTAAGAAAGTTGATAAATAATCTCTTGGTGCAAGTAAAAACCAAACAGGTAAAATTGCAGCAATAAAACCATATGCCATCATAATAAATGATAAAGTTACAGCATCAAAAGTAAATCTAGCTGCCCAAACTGGATCAGCTGCAATAACACTTCCATAATGAATAGAAAAAATCAGTAAAATAAATCCTATAACTGAAGCCTCTCCAACTTTACCAGGTCTTATAAATCTCATATAAATACCCATGAAAATAGCTATTGGAATAGTCATTGCAATAGTAAATAATCCCCATGGAGAAACAGCAAGTGCTTTTACAACAACCATAGCTAAAATTGCAATAATTATTAGCATAATTCCAAAAATAGCAAACATAGTTATTCCACCAACAAATGAACCTAATTCATCTTTGATAATTTCACCTAATGATTTACCATTTCTTCTTGAAGATATGAATAAAACTACAAAATCATGTACAGCCCCAGCAAAAACTCCACCTACAAGAATCCAAAGCATTGAAGGTAAATAACCCATTTGAGCAGCTAGAATTGGACCAACTAAAGGACCAGCACCAGCAATTGCTGCAAAGTGATGACCAAATAAAACAGATCTATTTGTTGGAACAAAATCTCTTCC
This window harbors:
- a CDS encoding TonB-dependent receptor domain-containing protein, which gives rise to MNIKIATSVASLLLAQNLILANETTKLDNVQVVTTASGYAQDIVDAPASINVITAKDLEGKSYRDVSDALQDIPGITVEGGGGGRPESTQIYIRGMSEKYTLFMVDGKPQGSSQAYYNGFGNSNEIGWMPPLSSIERIEVIKGPMSSLYGSSAVGGVINIITKKVNNEWTGSLSLDTVLQENQDAGDSRQYRYYLSGPIIKDKLGLSVYGSMFKRDEDNFKDGFRKKEKYDNSAKLNWKVNDSNSLELIYGKAKQKNLGTIDKSGATHLDNERDNISLTHEVDWLNNNTTTYYTREDVKIDNGMNHSEYIRDTFNTKTVMPILDNNTVTFGLDYKKEETKHAKNRFHGKANANLERWQGAAFLEDEWFVTNDWSITTGFRYDENEHYGGEFIPRLYNVYKINEQFTLKGGVSKGYVAPELKQADPSIAEQSMGNTPRQRLDIGNYDLKPESSINYELALLYNHESGFDAGITAYHTRFKDKIEKQRICESTQGGKTGIDECEYNGQMWQGINEYTNVSSADLQGLETSIGYKNDIFKVNLNHTYSDSEQKSGKNKGKALNNLPKHMVNLGVDYTINKYINSWAKVKYKGKTVEDGDKQISAYTLVDLGINYKSSKYSSFYAGVYNLFDKQIDKSEYGKTLDGRRYNIGMKLDF
- a CDS encoding class I SAM-dependent methyltransferase, translating into MKKREKGYVVDTAYPIFFYKEMSPLWLNSVINFLGFETRALGKKFSYLELGCATGINLIVSAINNPDASFIGVDFNKTHIDIAKNMAKELELNNIKFINCNFDSFLKTNDMKFDYIVCHGTYSWISKENQESILEIVYKLLNDLGIFYLHYMCFPASTSLIPIQKLFNIVDNSIKEDSIKSVQISKQLFYDLEKSGAFIDNEKIESIVKTLDNSDEYLAHEFLTDNWNPLFSSDVHKMVYDISKTTYIGSANPYENIDNISVPSRIQALIKEIKVPALKEYVKDLARNSKQRVDMFQRNPKILKSDEHIKTINKMRFKLLPNSPKTGEIIFKTQIGEIKASKEIISPLLEKLSKQIMSFEELLKLESFKNNPIFLIETIFLLMNEGYLQIVSNNYKEVNTRLVEKFNKKMMNENINLEILSECNTAI
- a CDS encoding PepSY-associated TM helix domain-containing protein, translating into MHKSVWFQIHWFLGFIFGALLLIIGVSGAVLSYEKEILQMLNKDTYFVKAKENQVRLNEPEILKIFQDTNPEAKINNIYFSSKENSSIRLNIAKEGERKGVSVYLNPYTAEVLPEIVGKDFFMFFFTLHRWLAFDGDYRTIGKNAVAIGTIVAILLTIGGIIVYWPRVKSNFLKSFTFSFKHKKRAFLSTMHSAVGMWVVPFFLLLCLTGLYWSYDWYRSAMFTVMQVEQVKRVPLTKEQQAEQKALQAQGINYENIEKVVNIFKENVSRDYRNAGLRVIPNKDGIYTISYLYEDAYHYRETNSMEINPLTQEIIKETKYADKKLNEKMMSSMLPLHSGEFFGWFGQLAMFISSALMALFVITGYMLYYDRWKKKKAKAQKLKSQN
- a CDS encoding MFS transporter encodes the protein MTQTQNRAIWILIISSSLILAITMGVRQSLGLFVSPINSSKYLDIVSISLALAIGQLVWGVAQPIFGAIADKKGSFGVLTFGALIMSLGLIITPFIESEFSLILSLGILVAAGAGAGSFSILIGATAKNLPSNKRSFAGGFINAGGSFGQFVFAPLVQYIINLFGWIYAMFVLAISTLFTIPLAKILTKKEIVEEKLVENSDTKLKEQLKNALKDRSYIFLHIGFFTCGFHVAFLVTHLPYEVAMCGLNANVSAYSLALIGFFNIFGSLYAGYLGTKYKMKYILAAIYFSRALMIVIYILSPKTELTFYIFSIAIGFTWLATVPPTAGIVGKLFGTKYLATLFGLTLLFHQIGGFFGAYLGGIFVDTYGSFLWMWYIDIALALLAAIINLPIKEDKI
- the kcuS gene encoding KCU-star family selenoprotein, coding for MFKHIKNLYEKSEKFFHPLVGLSSYEKYLEHMKRNHPDKEVLSRGDFFKESLDRRYNSGGFKKCC
- a CDS encoding carbon starvation CstA family protein — its product is MNKLLWIAIATLGALCFGYLALQQGETVSAMYLVVAAVCIYMIAYRFYGRFVAYKVLGLDKNRATPAQINDDGRDFVPTNRSVLFGHHFAAIAGAGPLVGPILAAQMGYLPSMLWILVGGVFAGAVHDFVVLFISSRRNGKSLGEIIKDELGSFVGGITMFAIFGIMLIIIAILAMVVVKALAVSPWGLFTIAMTIPIAIFMGIYMRFIRPGKVGEASVIGFILLIFSIHYGSVIAADPVWAARFTFDAVTLSFIMMAYGFIAAILPVWFLLAPRDYLSTFLKIGVIVLMAIAIVIVAPEIQMPKMNSQYFDGSGPVFAGAIFPFLFITIACGAISGFHALISSGTTPKMLENETHALPVGYGSMLMESAVAIMALICATILHPGLYFAINSPAAFIGTDIVQVAQTVSSWGFSVSPEEIIGLTKNIGEETILSRTGGAPTFAIGVALVLHELFGGIDMMGFWYHFAILFEALFILTAVDAGTRACRFMVQDILGNVYKPLGNTNNYLAGLIATFLSVAGWGYFLYQGAIDPRGGIYSLWPLFGVSNQMLAGMALLLATAILFKMGKAKYTWVTLIPAIFVLTATLYGGILKVLPYKEGDRVHNAVSHIATAQIQSKNIENLEAKLLITTNELEREKIESSISIASQIKSSNIVNAILAIFFMFATSLVIIATIGICIGRVKIPLKESPYIKLDSLKKL